One genomic window of Sporosarcina ureae includes the following:
- the sigB gene encoding RNA polymerase sigma factor SigB, whose translation MSNQQSSRDSETKEQVLKWIHEYQENNDDHAQTQLVLHYERLVHSIARKYSRGQSHHEDIVQAGMLGLLGAIRRYDPEQGRNFEAFAVPTIIGEIKRFLRDKTWAVHVPRRIKELGPKIKAAVETLTTEFQRSPMVYEIAEYLGTDEELVLEAMEMGRSYQALSIDHTLDADSEGGTITLLDIIGETDDGFEKTDQRMLVLNALNVLSERERQIIQYTYIDQMSQKEAGELLDISQMHVSRLQRKAIKKLQEVILTSGGAN comes from the coding sequence ATGTCAAATCAACAGTCTTCTCGTGACAGTGAGACAAAAGAGCAAGTCCTTAAATGGATACACGAATATCAAGAGAATAATGATGACCACGCGCAAACACAATTAGTCCTCCATTATGAGAGACTGGTGCATTCTATCGCGCGCAAATATTCGCGTGGACAATCTCATCATGAAGATATAGTCCAAGCAGGAATGCTCGGACTACTAGGCGCGATTCGAAGATATGATCCTGAGCAAGGACGAAACTTTGAAGCGTTTGCTGTACCGACCATCATCGGGGAAATCAAGCGTTTCCTTCGAGATAAAACATGGGCTGTTCACGTACCGCGACGAATCAAGGAATTAGGACCTAAAATAAAAGCGGCTGTTGAAACGTTAACAACTGAATTTCAACGTTCGCCAATGGTCTATGAAATAGCAGAATATCTTGGTACCGACGAGGAGTTAGTGCTTGAAGCGATGGAAATGGGCAGAAGTTACCAAGCGTTATCGATTGACCATACACTAGATGCGGATTCAGAAGGCGGAACCATTACGTTGCTAGATATTATTGGTGAGACGGATGACGGATTTGAGAAAACAGATCAGCGTATGCTTGTTTTGAATGCACTGAACGTTTTAAGTGAACGCGAACGTCAGATTATCCAGTATACATATATCGATCAGATGAGCCAGAAAGAAGCTGGAGAATTACTGGATATTTCCCAAATGCATGTTTCAAGACTGCAACGGAAAGCAATCAAGAAATTACAAGAGGTAATCCTAACGAGTGGTGGTGCAAATTAG
- a CDS encoding PP2C family serine/threonine-protein phosphatase: protein METFENDYVEAYIYQQSKKGNKDSGDAYYIHSEEDYFICAIADGLGSGTEAKESAEIIPQVLKIYHHESPDDLLLRCNKQMVHKRGAAVGIVKVYFEQQTLEYSCVGNIRIYILQSNGQMIYPLPVMGYLSGRPQSPRTQRYPYNKNDRFFLHSDGVNLRSPKKYLQENSTPYQLYKKVEGTIEDNDDATFITASLLH, encoded by the coding sequence GTGGAAACTTTTGAGAATGACTATGTAGAGGCATATATATACCAACAGTCAAAAAAAGGTAATAAAGATTCTGGGGATGCATACTACATTCATTCAGAAGAAGATTATTTCATTTGTGCTATTGCAGACGGCTTGGGCAGTGGAACGGAAGCGAAAGAATCCGCTGAAATCATTCCACAAGTCTTAAAGATATATCATCATGAATCACCTGACGATTTGTTACTGCGTTGCAATAAACAGATGGTGCATAAACGCGGTGCTGCAGTAGGGATTGTGAAAGTGTACTTTGAACAGCAAACCCTAGAATATAGTTGTGTCGGTAATATTCGGATCTATATTCTGCAATCGAATGGTCAGATGATTTATCCCTTACCGGTAATGGGTTATCTATCCGGACGACCACAATCGCCTCGTACGCAAAGATATCCTTATAATAAGAACGACCGGTTCTTTCTCCACTCTGACGGCGTAAACTTGCGAAGTCCTAAGAAATACTTACAAGAAAACTCTACTCCGTATCAATTGTATAAAAAGGTTGAAGGTACGATTGAAGATAATGATGATGCAACATTCATCACGGCTAGTCTGCTTCATTAA
- a CDS encoding type II toxin-antitoxin system PemK/MazF family toxin — MAIKRGDVFFADLSPVVGSEQGGTRPVLIIQNDIGNRFSPTVIVAAITAQIQKAKLPTHVEITAARHGFERDSVILLEQVRTIDKSRLTDKITHLDDALMKQVDEALQVSFGLIKF, encoded by the coding sequence TTGGCAATTAAACGCGGAGACGTCTTTTTTGCAGATTTGTCACCTGTAGTCGGTTCTGAACAGGGTGGGACTAGACCGGTACTGATCATCCAAAACGACATCGGTAACCGATTCAGTCCTACAGTGATTGTGGCAGCCATTACTGCACAAATTCAAAAAGCAAAATTGCCGACACATGTCGAAATTACAGCGGCCCGGCATGGATTCGAGCGGGATTCAGTCATCCTGCTCGAGCAAGTCCGCACAATCGACAAGTCTAGGCTTACAGACAAAATAACACACTTAGACGATGCGTTAATGAAGCAAGTCGACGAAGCTTTACAAGTAAGCTTCGGGCTTATTAAATTTTAG
- a CDS encoding PP2C family protein-serine/threonine phosphatase produces MPQEAGKQYKQMLENYLHSKGEEDLYLGQQFSRSFIEKSIAPEDVISIHKNSVEELIKDLPADVSVSFDFLIEMMIHYGLALKEHQSLIRKQEAIQTEMDIAVRVQNTLLQTTTPMLEGLDIGWISKPSKQMNGDYVYFLKETEQEVCLAVADIIGKGMSAAMHMSMVKFGMDSLRYEKRNPFEVLSFINKMVEQSIADSMFISMFYGKYDTNNSIFRYSSAGHEPALFYRAAEDSYSLLESKGLLLGVQEDAVYEERTVRLDNNDFVAIMTDGVTETRTDKGFIEMDVIESLLREVRSESAQTMVDYLFSELSKMQNYELHDDFTLVILKKTK; encoded by the coding sequence TTGCCACAAGAGGCGGGTAAGCAGTATAAGCAAATGCTGGAGAATTATCTGCACTCCAAAGGAGAAGAAGATCTCTATTTGGGACAGCAATTCAGCCGCAGCTTCATAGAAAAGAGTATCGCGCCGGAAGATGTTATCAGTATTCATAAAAATTCTGTTGAAGAACTGATTAAAGATCTGCCGGCCGATGTCAGCGTCTCTTTCGACTTTTTAATCGAAATGATGATTCATTATGGACTAGCGTTAAAAGAGCATCAGAGCTTGATCCGCAAACAAGAGGCCATTCAAACGGAGATGGATATTGCTGTCAGAGTACAAAATACTTTGTTACAAACAACAACTCCTATGTTGGAAGGCCTGGATATAGGTTGGATTTCCAAACCGTCGAAGCAAATGAATGGGGATTATGTATACTTCCTCAAGGAAACAGAACAAGAGGTTTGCTTGGCGGTTGCTGATATTATCGGAAAAGGCATGTCGGCAGCGATGCATATGTCCATGGTAAAGTTCGGTATGGATAGTCTGAGGTATGAGAAAAGAAATCCTTTTGAAGTGTTAAGCTTTATCAATAAAATGGTAGAACAAAGCATTGCTGATTCCATGTTCATTTCCATGTTTTACGGAAAGTATGATACAAATAACTCAATATTCCGCTATTCTTCAGCTGGACATGAACCGGCTCTATTTTATCGTGCGGCAGAAGATTCGTACAGTTTGCTAGAAAGTAAAGGTCTATTGCTAGGCGTGCAAGAAGACGCAGTGTATGAAGAACGAACTGTGCGTCTTGATAATAATGATTTCGTCGCGATTATGACGGATGGTGTAACGGAAACCAGAACCGATAAAGGTTTCATTGAGATGGATGTTATAGAAAGTTTATTGCGCGAAGTGCGTTCGGAAAGTGCGCAAACGATGGTTGACTATTTATTTAGCGAGCTGTCTAAAATGCAAAACTATGAATTGCATGATGATTTCACACTTGTAATTTTGAAGAAAACAAAATAA
- a CDS encoding STAS domain-containing protein — MNLQVEQVDKDLVHNFKVIGEIDIYTAPKLKEYLATLELVEGIEIELDLSEVNYMDSTGLGVFVGYYKEVKAHNGKLVIQGLNQRLYRLFEITGLSEIMEIEQSKGGENNASV, encoded by the coding sequence ATGAATTTACAAGTTGAGCAAGTTGATAAAGATCTCGTGCATAATTTTAAAGTTATCGGCGAAATCGATATATATACAGCGCCAAAATTAAAAGAGTATTTGGCTACTTTAGAGTTAGTGGAAGGAATCGAAATAGAATTAGATTTATCTGAAGTGAATTATATGGACAGTACAGGCCTGGGCGTATTTGTCGGATACTATAAAGAAGTAAAAGCGCATAATGGAAAATTAGTCATTCAAGGACTAAACCAACGCCTTTATCGATTGTTTGAAATTACGGGCCTCAGTGAGATTATGGAGATAGAACAATCTAAAGGTGGCGAAAATAATGCAAGCGTTTGA
- a CDS encoding anti-sigma regulatory factor: MEHRSSIEIKTEWDIVAARQLGRNEAKSTGFGTVDQARITTAISELARNIYLYAGKGRIEIVPISVGARVGLLITASDEGPGISDLQKVMTDGYTTSGGLGAGMPGVKRLMDDFRIETEVGVGTTITATKWLH; this comes from the coding sequence ATGGAACACAGGTCTTCTATAGAGATCAAGACGGAGTGGGATATTGTTGCAGCTAGACAATTAGGCCGCAATGAGGCGAAAAGTACGGGTTTTGGAACAGTCGACCAAGCTAGAATTACGACTGCCATTAGTGAATTAGCGAGAAATATATACCTTTACGCAGGAAAAGGCCGAATCGAAATTGTGCCTATTTCAGTAGGTGCGCGGGTGGGTTTACTTATTACCGCTTCCGATGAAGGGCCAGGAATTTCTGATTTGCAAAAAGTTATGACAGATGGATATACGACTTCAGGAGGACTGGGTGCAGGAATGCCAGGAGTCAAACGACTGATGGATGATTTTCGGATAGAAACAGAAGTGGGCGTAGGTACCACTATTACAGCAACAAAATGGTTGCACTAG
- a CDS encoding Tex family protein: MEATASRAGISKRQTASVIALLEEGNTVPFIARYRKEATGSLDEVQIKEIEDAYHYIKSLEQRKEEVLRLIDEQGKLDDKLKADIERATVLQRVEDLYRPYKQKRRTKAMIAIENGLEPLADQLMQQLSANIENAAQAYINIEKEIHTIEDALEGAKFIIAERVSEDATMREKIRKITWASGKLTATLKKGAEDERKVFENYYEYEEPLSKIVPHRVLAINRGEKEDVLRVGVDFPAERIIGDLERTYLKRHPSSSATYIREALEDSFKRLIAPSIEREVRTTLTEKAETQAIHVFSENLRSLLLQPPLKGRTVLGVDPAFRTGCKLAVVDETGKLHDISVIYPHPPKPQKEASKKVILDLLKKYPISIMAIGNGTASRETEKFIVDLIKEVDKPVSYVIVNEAGASVYSASAKAREEFPDLQVEQRSAVSIARRLQDPLSELVKIDPESIGVGQYQHDVAKKNLTESLSFVVETAVNRVGVNVNTASSSLLQYVSGLSKAVAENIVKAREEAGKFTKRTELKKVPRLGAKTYEQAIGFLRIPESKERFDSTGIHPESYKVAEAVLKELQLDKSQLGTEEATTALEHVDIPTLAAQLDVGEITLQDIIQTLQRPNRDPRDDYPQPLLKADVLDIKDVHEGMEMQGTVRNVVDFGAFVDIGVSEDGLVHISKMKNGYVKHPLDVVASGDIVTVWIDSVDRQKGRIALSMLPLKK; the protein is encoded by the coding sequence ATGGAAGCAACAGCAAGCCGCGCAGGAATCAGTAAACGCCAAACGGCAAGTGTCATCGCTCTGTTGGAAGAAGGCAACACTGTACCTTTTATTGCGCGTTACCGAAAAGAAGCAACAGGTTCACTAGATGAAGTACAGATCAAAGAGATTGAAGATGCCTATCATTATATAAAATCCCTCGAACAGCGAAAAGAAGAAGTTTTGCGTTTAATCGATGAACAAGGGAAGCTGGATGATAAGTTAAAGGCAGACATTGAGCGCGCGACAGTATTGCAGCGTGTCGAAGACTTGTACCGCCCTTATAAACAAAAACGACGTACGAAAGCGATGATTGCGATTGAAAACGGCTTAGAACCACTTGCTGATCAATTGATGCAACAGTTATCCGCAAATATTGAAAATGCAGCACAAGCCTATATCAATATTGAAAAAGAAATCCATACTATAGAAGATGCGTTAGAAGGCGCCAAGTTCATTATTGCGGAAAGAGTATCGGAAGACGCAACAATGCGTGAGAAAATTCGTAAAATCACATGGGCATCCGGAAAACTGACAGCTACCCTTAAAAAAGGCGCAGAAGATGAACGAAAAGTTTTTGAAAACTACTATGAATATGAAGAACCACTCAGTAAAATCGTACCTCACCGCGTTTTAGCTATTAATCGAGGAGAAAAAGAAGATGTATTGCGTGTTGGAGTAGATTTCCCGGCAGAGCGCATCATTGGAGATCTTGAACGTACGTACTTAAAGAGACATCCTTCATCATCTGCAACGTATATAAGAGAAGCGTTAGAGGATTCTTTTAAACGTTTAATTGCCCCTTCAATAGAAAGAGAAGTACGAACGACATTAACTGAAAAAGCGGAAACGCAAGCAATTCACGTATTTTCGGAAAATCTTCGTAGCCTTCTATTACAACCACCGTTAAAAGGTAGAACGGTCCTTGGTGTAGATCCGGCATTCAGAACAGGATGTAAACTTGCAGTAGTGGACGAAACAGGAAAGCTCCATGACATCTCGGTCATTTATCCTCATCCACCGAAGCCACAAAAAGAAGCATCGAAAAAAGTAATACTCGATCTATTGAAGAAATATCCGATATCCATTATGGCGATTGGTAACGGGACTGCATCACGGGAGACGGAAAAATTTATTGTCGATTTAATTAAAGAAGTGGACAAGCCGGTTTCCTACGTAATTGTCAATGAAGCTGGAGCGAGTGTATATTCAGCATCTGCAAAGGCACGAGAAGAGTTCCCGGACCTGCAGGTAGAGCAAAGAAGTGCGGTATCCATTGCACGGAGACTGCAAGACCCATTGTCTGAACTCGTGAAAATTGATCCGGAATCTATTGGTGTGGGACAATACCAGCATGACGTAGCGAAAAAGAATCTGACGGAATCACTTTCATTTGTTGTAGAAACAGCGGTGAACCGAGTGGGGGTTAATGTTAATACCGCTTCATCTTCGCTATTACAGTATGTTTCAGGTCTCTCAAAAGCCGTGGCAGAGAACATTGTCAAAGCAAGAGAAGAAGCAGGTAAGTTCACAAAACGTACAGAGTTGAAAAAGGTACCGAGACTCGGCGCGAAAACTTACGAACAGGCAATCGGCTTCTTACGCATACCAGAATCAAAAGAGCGCTTTGACTCGACAGGCATTCACCCAGAGAGTTATAAAGTAGCAGAGGCAGTGTTAAAAGAGTTGCAACTCGATAAATCCCAGCTTGGTACAGAAGAAGCGACAACTGCTCTCGAACACGTGGATATCCCAACACTTGCTGCGCAGTTAGACGTAGGAGAAATAACTTTGCAAGATATTATACAAACATTGCAGCGTCCAAATCGCGACCCGCGTGACGATTATCCCCAACCTTTATTAAAAGCGGATGTACTTGATATAAAAGATGTACATGAAGGAATGGAAATGCAGGGAACAGTGCGCAACGTAGTGGATTTCGGTGCATTTGTAGACATTGGCGTTTCAGAAGACGGATTAGTACACATATCTAAAATGAAGAATGGCTATGTCAAACATCCATTAGACGTAGTTGCATCCGGTGATATTGTTACAGTATGGATTGATTCCGTCGATCGTCAAAAAGGACGTATCGCATTATCTATGCTTCCTCTTAAGAAATAA
- a CDS encoding SprT family protein, with protein MSEEQLQQLVEQISLDIFHKQFVHQAVFNSRLRTTGGRYKLSNHFIEINPLVIKLHDEEELIGIIKHELCHYHLHIEGKGYKHGDADFKQLLKETNSPRHCKPLTERKVKSAIIHLYRCTACGLDYPRRRRMDCTKYRCGKCAGEISKVK; from the coding sequence ATGTCAGAAGAACAATTACAACAGCTGGTTGAACAGATCTCATTGGATATCTTTCATAAGCAGTTTGTCCATCAAGCGGTTTTTAATAGCCGACTGCGGACGACGGGTGGTCGCTATAAGTTAAGCAATCATTTTATAGAGATTAATCCGTTAGTTATTAAGCTTCATGATGAGGAAGAATTAATTGGGATCATAAAACATGAACTTTGCCATTATCACCTTCATATAGAAGGAAAGGGATATAAACATGGAGATGCAGATTTTAAACAGCTACTAAAAGAAACTAATTCCCCCCGTCATTGTAAGCCGCTAACGGAACGTAAAGTGAAAAGTGCGATAATCCATCTATATCGTTGTACTGCTTGTGGATTGGATTATCCTAGGCGGAGAAGAATGGATTGCACGAAATATCGCTGTGGAAAATGTGCAGGGGAAATTTCAAAAGTGAAGTAA
- the rsbW gene encoding anti-sigma B factor RsbW, with translation MQAFDYIEIKVPAKAQYVGVARLAISGLASRIGFTYDEIEDLKIAASEAVTNAVQHAYNDEKTGEVILGCALYEDRLEIVVTDHGQSFDFEETKKKVGPYQDWNEESPLREGGLGLYLMETLMDEVKVDQGEGVIVFMTKYLGRERGEDHVKSTVFS, from the coding sequence ATGCAAGCGTTTGATTACATCGAAATAAAAGTTCCTGCAAAAGCCCAGTACGTAGGTGTAGCCCGTTTAGCTATATCGGGTCTTGCAAGCCGCATTGGATTCACATATGACGAAATTGAAGATTTGAAGATCGCTGCAAGTGAAGCAGTGACGAATGCTGTGCAGCACGCGTACAATGATGAAAAAACAGGTGAAGTGATTTTAGGATGTGCCCTCTATGAAGATCGCCTGGAAATTGTCGTGACGGATCATGGTCAAAGCTTTGACTTTGAAGAAACAAAGAAAAAAGTCGGACCCTATCAAGATTGGAATGAAGAATCACCTCTTAGAGAAGGTGGCTTAGGACTTTACTTGATGGAAACTTTAATGGATGAAGTCAAAGTAGACCAAGGGGAGGGTGTCATTGTTTTCATGACCAAATATTTGGGCAGAGAGCGGGGAGAGGATCATGTCAAATCAACAGTCTTCTCGTGA
- the alr gene encoding alanine racemase, producing MFNETQYRPTRAIINTAAIRHNAQRLMSYLPKETKLIAVVKSDGYGHGVAQAASAALRAGAEMFAVATPDEAMTLRKTQPTVDILVLGFSPVSFAAVAAQHRIILTVTSENWVKQVIAQQPFDNKCRIHVKIDSGMGRIGVRTEEELTQLVKRIQQSDLFIDGVFTHFARADEENREPTRRQYERFMRLVKCLPEKPRLIHASNSAGALLYPEYALDAVRFGISLYGIPPSHTVAKQLPFTLERALAIETELTYVKQMTAGEEISYGGTYKAVEGEWIGTLPVGYADGLKRSLKGQEVLIDGKRVPIVGTICMDQCMIRLPREYSEGEKVLLIGKQGNEEIGIEEWSERLNTIPYEIAVTFSTRIPRVYT from the coding sequence ATGTTCAACGAAACACAGTATCGGCCAACACGAGCGATTATTAATACAGCAGCTATTCGGCACAATGCACAACGCCTTATGTCTTATTTACCTAAAGAAACCAAGTTGATCGCGGTCGTCAAATCAGATGGATACGGTCATGGAGTAGCGCAGGCTGCTTCCGCTGCATTGCGAGCGGGAGCAGAAATGTTTGCTGTTGCGACTCCGGATGAAGCGATGACGCTCAGGAAAACGCAGCCGACGGTCGATATTCTTGTACTGGGATTTTCACCGGTGTCATTTGCCGCTGTAGCTGCACAACATCGCATTATTCTAACGGTTACGAGTGAGAATTGGGTAAAACAAGTGATTGCACAACAACCCTTTGATAATAAATGCAGAATTCATGTAAAAATCGACAGTGGGATGGGTAGAATCGGAGTGAGGACTGAAGAAGAGCTCACGCAATTGGTGAAGCGCATTCAGCAGTCCGATTTATTTATTGATGGTGTATTCACACATTTTGCACGTGCAGATGAAGAAAATAGAGAACCAACGCGGCGACAGTATGAACGATTTATGCGTCTAGTAAAATGTTTGCCTGAAAAACCGCGTCTCATTCATGCATCGAATAGCGCAGGGGCTTTGTTGTATCCTGAATATGCACTAGACGCTGTTAGGTTTGGCATAAGTTTATACGGTATTCCGCCGTCTCATACCGTTGCAAAGCAGCTACCGTTTACGCTTGAACGGGCATTGGCGATAGAAACCGAATTAACCTACGTGAAACAAATGACGGCTGGCGAAGAAATTAGCTATGGCGGTACGTATAAAGCGGTTGAGGGAGAATGGATCGGAACATTACCTGTGGGTTATGCGGATGGGCTGAAGCGTTCACTTAAAGGTCAGGAAGTACTAATCGATGGCAAGAGGGTACCGATTGTTGGCACCATTTGCATGGACCAATGCATGATTCGATTACCTCGTGAATATTCTGAAGGTGAAAAGGTACTATTGATCGGCAAACAGGGCAACGAAGAAATAGGTATAGAAGAATGGTCTGAACGCCTAAACACGATACCCTATGAAATAGCTGTAACATTTTCTACACGGATACCTAGAGTCTATACGTGA
- a CDS encoding transcriptional regulator gives MGLSEVLDLRTDKNDKRILSIASTRLQQQNEDAIFQWEQVQEDFVYTTDVKHIKHGEASLLREAMIRGYVEMSQINLNIAAECLYAEFEAQHTVERCVSGG, from the coding sequence ATGGGTTTGTCGGAGGTGCTCGATTTGCGTACGGATAAAAACGATAAAAGAATACTTAGTATAGCCTCAACCAGATTGCAACAGCAAAATGAAGACGCAATCTTTCAATGGGAGCAAGTGCAAGAAGATTTCGTTTATACGACAGATGTGAAACATATCAAACATGGCGAAGCTTCCTTATTACGTGAAGCCATGATTAGAGGTTATGTGGAAATGTCGCAAATCAACCTCAACATAGCGGCAGAATGTTTATATGCGGAATTTGAAGCTCAGCATACCGTGGAACGTTGCGTCAGCGGAGGATGA
- a CDS encoding RsbT co-antagonist protein RsbRA, producing MNEVMKKGIAENIDIITTRWVEQMKENADERFLDLMPEAVVATTSREFAELMTSNLSYRETVDKGRLDEFTEKIIHFGWSIKFINRAIDTFSGVVYNLFFETGILRESNLREGINILSNWINPLRESIIEEYSTKWERTDILQKIALQELSASLIPVFDKISVMPLVGTIDTERAKLIMENLLEGVVKQRAEVVLLDITGVPVVDTMVAHHIIQAADAVRLVGAKCMLVGIRPEIAQTIVTLGINLTDFSTTSTLRRGMQKALEMTGRTIVEEEK from the coding sequence ATGAACGAAGTCATGAAAAAAGGTATAGCCGAGAATATAGATATAATCACTACGCGCTGGGTAGAACAAATGAAAGAGAATGCTGATGAGCGTTTTCTAGATTTAATGCCTGAAGCTGTAGTGGCAACAACTAGTAGAGAGTTTGCAGAATTGATGACGTCTAATCTATCGTATCGCGAAACAGTGGACAAGGGAAGACTGGATGAGTTTACAGAGAAAATCATTCATTTTGGATGGTCAATTAAGTTTATCAATCGGGCAATTGATACGTTTTCTGGCGTCGTATATAACCTATTTTTTGAGACGGGGATTTTACGAGAGTCCAACTTGCGCGAAGGAATTAATATCCTTTCAAACTGGATCAATCCGCTAAGAGAGAGCATCATCGAAGAATATTCTACGAAGTGGGAACGTACGGACATCTTGCAGAAGATTGCTTTGCAAGAACTATCCGCATCTTTGATCCCGGTATTCGACAAGATATCTGTCATGCCGTTAGTTGGGACAATCGATACAGAACGTGCAAAATTGATCATGGAGAATCTATTGGAAGGTGTTGTCAAGCAGCGCGCTGAAGTCGTGTTACTTGATATTACAGGTGTACCGGTAGTCGATACAATGGTTGCGCACCATATCATTCAAGCGGCAGACGCGGTTCGATTAGTAGGGGCGAAATGTATGCTAGTCGGAATTCGCCCAGAAATTGCACAGACTATTGTGACGCTTGGTATTAATCTTACCGATTTCTCAACGACAAGCACGTTGCGCAGAGGTATGCAAAAAGCGCTTGAAATGACAGGTCGGACAATTGTGGAGGAGGAAAAGTAG
- a CDS encoding STAS domain-containing protein, whose translation MKMRIPILKLKDTLIVSIQVELDDQTALQFQEDLLNQLHKTSARGVVIDLTPIDFIDSFIAKVLGDVIHMTSLMGAKVVITGIQPSVAITLIELGIRLENVTTALDLENGLEKLTRELEA comes from the coding sequence ATGAAGATGCGAATCCCGATTCTAAAGCTAAAGGATACATTGATTGTATCTATTCAAGTGGAGCTTGACGATCAGACAGCATTACAATTCCAAGAAGATTTATTGAATCAACTGCATAAAACATCTGCACGGGGCGTCGTGATTGATTTGACACCAATCGACTTCATTGATTCATTCATCGCAAAAGTGCTTGGGGATGTTATTCATATGACAAGTCTGATGGGTGCGAAAGTTGTCATCACGGGTATTCAACCATCTGTAGCCATTACGTTAATTGAATTAGGTATCCGTTTAGAAAACGTGACAACTGCATTAGATCTAGAGAATGGGTTAGAGAAATTGACTAGAGAATTGGAGGCCTGA
- a CDS encoding LolA family protein codes for MRKKIILLTVVAVMLVLGGCGKPSKEDVMKKLSNKWNETKGYELNASMEIKTGSEPRMYNVEVWHTKPEFYKVNVTQSGNEESQMIVRNEEGVFVITPSLGKTYKFQSDWPAQNSQGYLIGTLAEDIKVDKAAVMEEKEKEYIFETATRNNHKSLLPTQKIHIDKKTLLPNKVTIHDEAGEEKISIKFDKIALGVEHKVAEYKVEMDKPKADGDQSDSDGEATEGDGEDQAKVDQQTYYPVANLQGTTLSEEKSVEIENGQRVIMTFSGDKEYVVIQEPAEKPLNQMPVSIEGDPVDLGFAVAALTEKSIHWEANGMAFFVASDMLSKEELITVANSMTATESK; via the coding sequence ATGCGGAAAAAAATTATTTTGTTAACAGTCGTTGCCGTTATGTTAGTACTAGGAGGATGCGGTAAACCCTCTAAAGAAGATGTCATGAAGAAACTTAGTAATAAGTGGAATGAAACGAAGGGGTATGAGCTAAATGCCTCGATGGAAATCAAAACAGGTTCGGAGCCACGGATGTACAATGTGGAAGTATGGCATACTAAGCCAGAGTTTTACAAAGTAAATGTAACGCAATCGGGGAATGAAGAATCGCAAATGATCGTCCGTAATGAAGAAGGTGTGTTTGTTATTACGCCGTCACTTGGCAAAACATATAAATTCCAAAGTGACTGGCCGGCGCAAAACAGTCAAGGGTATCTGATCGGAACGCTTGCTGAAGATATTAAGGTAGACAAGGCAGCGGTAATGGAAGAAAAAGAAAAAGAGTATATCTTTGAAACGGCAACACGCAATAATCATAAATCACTTTTACCAACTCAGAAAATTCATATCGATAAAAAGACTTTGTTACCAAACAAGGTGACGATTCATGATGAAGCAGGAGAAGAAAAGATTTCCATTAAGTTCGATAAAATTGCCTTGGGTGTAGAGCATAAAGTGGCTGAGTATAAGGTAGAAATGGATAAACCAAAAGCAGATGGTGATCAATCGGATTCTGATGGAGAAGCAACAGAAGGTGATGGGGAAGATCAAGCTAAGGTAGATCAACAAACTTACTATCCGGTTGCTAATTTACAAGGTACAACATTGTCTGAAGAGAAGAGTGTGGAAATTGAGAATGGTCAGCGTGTTATCATGACATTCAGTGGAGATAAGGAATATGTTGTCATTCAGGAACCGGCTGAAAAGCCCTTGAATCAAATGCCAGTTTCCATAGAAGGTGATCCAGTTGATCTAGGTTTCGCGGTAGCGGCATTGACGGAAAAATCTATTCACTGGGAAGCGAATGGCATGGCGTTCTTTGTTGCATCTGACATGTTAAGCAAAGAAGAATTAATCACTGTAGCAAATTCGATGACAGCGACAGAATCCAAGTAA